In Synergistaceae bacterium, the DNA window CGCAGCACCGAATACGCCCCAGGCATTTGAGACAAGCGACATTATAGAGCCGGCATTAGGGCTTGAAGCTATCATCAGTGCCGCAACAGCTATCAGCAATACTACAATGCGCCCCGCCCAGAGCATTTCACGGTTTCCGGCCTTGTCCCCGCGAATCACAGGGCGGTATACGTCTGACGCAAACGCAGAGGCCGCCGCCAGTAGCTGACTGTCCGCAGTACTCATCGCCGCCGCAAGAACAGCAGACAGCAATACGCCTGAAATTACCGACGGGAAAATTCGCCGCGTCATCACGACAAACACAAGCGAGTTATTATTCACGGCCTCGTCGAATCCGATAAACATACGCCCGATTACACCGACAAGCCCCGCAAAAATTAGTATTAGCACCGTCCATGTGATTCCGATTTTCGCCGACTTCCGCAATTCTTTTTGTGAATTTATCGACATGAAGCGGATGATGATGTGAGGCATTCCGAAATAGCCCAGCCCCCAGCCGAGTCCTGATACTATGTCCTGCCACGATGAAAATACATTCCAGTAATTAGGCGTGTCAATTTTCGCAGAGGCTCCCGCTTCAAGCATTGCCGCCGCCGCTATGGGTACTATGAACATCGCGCACAAAACTAACATCCCCTGAAAGAAATCCGTCCATGATACCGCGCTGAACCCGCCTAGGAATGTATAGCTGATTACGATTATCGCCGCGAGGTACATTGCTATTGTCGTGTCGAGTCCCGTTACGGTGTTGAAGAGAGTCCCGCACGCCTTTATGCTTGAGGCCGCGTAAATCGTATAGGCCACAAGGAAGACCGCCGCCGAGATTATCTGCAGGGCTTTCGATTCCGACATGAAGCGGTTTGTGAGGTACTGAGGGACGGTTATTGCATCGTTAGCCTCGATTGAGAATGTACGCAGGCGGGGGGCTTCATATATCCAGCTCAGTGAATAGCCAACAGCGAGTCCGACAGCTATCCACACCTGTCCGAGTCCAAGCGCGTATATTGATGTCGGAAGTCCCATGAGAACCCACGCGCTCATGTCTGACGCTCCTGCTGACAGTGCCGCGACCCAAGGGCCCATCTTCCTGTCGCCTAAGAAATATCCCTTCTCTGTCTGGTGCTTGTCCCTGAAGAAAAACCATATCCCTATCGACAGCATGAATACCAAGTAAATTATGAATACGCTGACTTCCTGAATGTTCATTCCCTGAGTGTTCAAATAAACATCTCCAATCGTCAAAAAATTCAATGAAGTATATCATAACTTAAAGTGCCATAAAATTTTTACGGTTTCTGCTATCATCAAAATACCGCGTGGATTCCCCTTGCTTTAGCTATGTGGAGGAAACGAGCTAACTTATTTTACTTTTTCCCTTTTGTTTCTTAAAATACAAATATATTAACAAATGGGCGTTCTGTAACAGGAACGGATAAATACACAACGGTCTTAGAGCCGTTCCGGGCTGGCATGTCGCCCTTGCGATTTCCGCATAAAAATTGCCCAAACATAAGGCGGGGGAGTAAGTCGTAAAAAGTAAGCGGATAGGCTTTAGGGTCTTACCGTATAGAGGCGAGTAAGCACGCCCCAGTGAATAAGGGTATTCTGAAGCGGTAACAAGCGTGTTCAGACATTAGTCCGTGTACCATACTTCGCTGAAAGCCTCCGGCTTTAGCTGTGAGGTGGCTTACGAAAGTTCTGCGCTACATTGAGGGAAATTACAGGAGCGGGACTCTCAACGAGATTGCAGGGGCTTCTCCACTACAACAACACGACACTCTCGCGCCTCATACGCAAAAAGACCGGGCGCAACTTCACCGGGCTTTTGCAGGAAAGGCGGCTATCCCAAGCGGCATGGTTTCTCCTGAACACGGACGAAAGAGTCGATGATATTGCGTACCTTGTCGGCTATGAGAACATGACTCACTTCCACAGAATTTTCACCGAGTGTTACGGGAAGAGTCCCAAGCACTACAGGGACGGCAAATGATGAT includes these proteins:
- a CDS encoding helix-turn-helix transcriptional regulator, translating into MREITGAGLSTRLQGLLHYNNTTLSRLIRKKTGRNFTGLLQERRLSQAAWFLLNTDERVDDIAYLVGYENMTHFHRIFTECYGKSPKHYRDGK
- a CDS encoding sodium/proline symporter translates to MNTQGMNIQEVSVFIIYLVFMLSIGIWFFFRDKHQTEKGYFLGDRKMGPWVAALSAGASDMSAWVLMGLPTSIYALGLGQVWIAVGLAVGYSLSWIYEAPRLRTFSIEANDAITVPQYLTNRFMSESKALQIISAAVFLVAYTIYAASSIKACGTLFNTVTGLDTTIAMYLAAIIVISYTFLGGFSAVSWTDFFQGMLVLCAMFIVPIAAAAMLEAGASAKIDTPNYWNVFSSWQDIVSGLGWGLGYFGMPHIIIRFMSINSQKELRKSAKIGITWTVLILIFAGLVGVIGRMFIGFDEAVNNNSLVFVVMTRRIFPSVISGVLLSAVLAAAMSTADSQLLAAASAFASDVYRPVIRGDKAGNREMLWAGRIVVLLIAVAALMIASSPNAGSIMSLVSNAWGVFGAAFGPAIMLSLYWKRFTFAGAACGIFTGAVVDIAWLTYMADTGVYEIIPGFFAGLIVAVIVALITPKPSADVESLFDSAVKKSAE